The following coding sequences lie in one Arachis ipaensis cultivar K30076 chromosome B03, Araip1.1, whole genome shotgun sequence genomic window:
- the LOC110269643 gene encoding uncharacterized protein LOC110269643, protein MSDAELSSAAQTRRGWRKGRMGSSNASGEKKVKFQHPKCKCGSYAIMQGSATAKNPDRIFLDCCHYRTERPHCNYFMWLDELIFCHFAHEKDIDVDGRMLMLENKFEQLEHKVDLAIKENSKKWSIGFRVYVMVAMLIVLVAVKYAVV, encoded by the exons ATGAGTGACGCAGAGCTATCCTCAGCCGCTCAGACCCGTCGTGGTTGGAGGAAGGGTAGGATGGGTTCGAGTAATGCTAGTGGAGAAAAGAAGGTGAAGTTTCAACACCCTAAATGCAAGTGTGGAAGTTATGCAATCATGCAAGGATCTGCAACTGCCAAGAACCCAGACAGGATCTTCCTTGATTGTTGTCACTATCGT ACAGAACGACCTCACTGCAACTACTTCATGTGGCTGGATGAGCTGATTTTCTGTCATTTTGCGCATGAGAAAGACATTGATGTAGATGGAAGAATGTTGATGCTAGAGAACAAGTTTGAGCAATTGGAGCACAAAGTGGATTTGGCAATTAAAGAAAATTCAAAGAAATGGAGTATTGGGTTTAGGGTCTATGTCATGGTAGCCATGTTGATTGTATTAGTAGCAGTGAAATACGCTGTAGTCTAA